One region of Thermodesulfobacteriota bacterium genomic DNA includes:
- the tsf gene encoding translation elongation factor Ts — MQITSQMIKELRDKTNAGMMDCKKALAETGGDMEKAVDVLRKKGLAVALKRADRATSEGMVDSYIHAGGKLGVLVEVNCETDFVAKTDAFRGFARDIAMQVAATSPVAVRREEVAPELLERERAIYRSQALESGKPEKIVDKIIEGKMDKFYAESCLLEQKFVKNPDITIQDLLNDLIAKMGENIAVRRFVRFQIGA; from the coding sequence GTGCAGATCACGAGCCAGATGATCAAAGAGCTCCGCGACAAGACCAACGCGGGGATGATGGATTGCAAGAAGGCCCTGGCGGAAACCGGCGGGGACATGGAGAAGGCGGTGGATGTCCTGCGCAAGAAGGGTCTGGCCGTAGCCCTCAAGCGGGCCGACCGGGCCACCAGCGAGGGCATGGTGGACAGCTACATCCACGCCGGCGGCAAGCTGGGAGTGCTGGTGGAGGTCAACTGCGAGACCGATTTCGTGGCCAAGACCGACGCCTTCCGGGGGTTCGCCCGGGACATCGCCATGCAGGTGGCCGCCACCAGCCCGGTGGCCGTACGGCGGGAGGAGGTGGCGCCGGAGCTGCTGGAGCGGGAGCGGGCCATCTACCGCAGCCAGGCCCTGGAGTCCGGCAAGCCCGAGAAGATCGTCGACAAGATCATCGAGGGCAAGATGGACAAGTTCTACGCCGAGTCCTGCCTTCTGGAGCAGAAGTTCGTCAAGAACCCGGACATCACCATCCAGGACCTCTTGAACGACCTCATCGCCAAGATGGGGGAGAACATCGCCGTCCGCCGCTTCGTGCGCTTCCAGATCGGCGCCTGA
- the pyrH gene encoding UMP kinase — MTGKPLKRVLLKLSGEALMGEAAFGISSQVLRYVAQEVREVAGVGVQIGLVIGAGNIFRGVSGAAGGMDRATADSMGMLATVINALAIKDALDAAGCPTRIMSAIAMTNVCEPFVRVRALRHLDRGRVVIFAAGTGNPFFTTDTAAVLRALEIQAEAVFKATRVDGVYDQDPLKHPGAQRFDALSYAEVLGRNLKVMDAAAISLAKDNGIPIRVFNMNVPGNIKRAVLGEAIGTLVGGDR; from the coding sequence ATGACCGGCAAGCCGCTCAAACGGGTTCTCCTCAAGCTCAGTGGCGAAGCCCTCATGGGGGAGGCCGCCTTTGGCATCAGCAGCCAGGTGCTCCGGTACGTCGCCCAGGAGGTGCGGGAGGTGGCCGGGGTCGGGGTGCAGATCGGGCTGGTGATCGGTGCCGGCAACATCTTCCGCGGGGTGTCCGGGGCTGCGGGCGGCATGGACCGGGCCACCGCTGACAGCATGGGCATGCTGGCCACGGTCATCAACGCCCTGGCCATCAAAGACGCCCTGGACGCCGCCGGCTGCCCCACCCGGATCATGTCTGCCATCGCCATGACCAATGTCTGCGAGCCCTTCGTCCGGGTGCGGGCTTTAAGGCATCTGGACCGGGGGCGGGTGGTGATCTTCGCCGCCGGCACCGGCAACCCCTTCTTCACCACCGATACGGCCGCGGTGCTGCGGGCCCTGGAGATCCAGGCCGAGGCCGTCTTCAAGGCGACCCGGGTGGACGGGGTCTACGACCAGGACCCCCTCAAGCACCCCGGTGCCCAGCGCTTTGACGCCTTGTCCTACGCCGAGGTCCTGGGTCGCAATCTCAAGGTCATGGACGCGGCGGCCATTTCGCTGGCCAAGGACAACGGCATCCCGATCCGGGTCTTCAACATGAACGTTCCTGGCAACATCAAGAGGGCTGTCCTGGGTGAAGCCATCGGCACCCTGGTAGGAGGTGACAGATGA
- the frr gene encoding ribosome recycling factor: protein MTTSTVCAAMKDKMDKSMEAFRRDLSRIRTGRASLALLDGISVVAYGSNMPLNQVASLTVPESRTIVIQPWDVQVLGAIEKAILKSDLGLTPSSDGKVVRITIPQLTEERRRELVKQVKKIAEDYRVIVRNLRRDSIEALKKQKKNKEISEDDLFRLQEEAQKITDAHIAAIDSIFADKEKEVMAV from the coding sequence ATGACCACGAGCACGGTGTGTGCGGCCATGAAGGACAAGATGGACAAGAGCATGGAGGCCTTCCGCCGGGATCTGTCCAGGATCCGCACCGGCCGCGCTTCCCTGGCCCTGCTGGACGGCATCTCCGTGGTGGCCTACGGCTCCAATATGCCCCTCAACCAGGTGGCCTCCCTGACCGTGCCCGAGAGCCGCACCATTGTCATCCAGCCCTGGGACGTCCAGGTTCTGGGGGCGATCGAGAAGGCGATTCTGAAGTCCGACCTGGGGCTCACCCCCAGCAGCGACGGCAAGGTGGTGCGGATCACCATCCCGCAGCTCACCGAGGAGCGGCGCCGGGAGCTGGTCAAGCAGGTGAAGAAGATCGCCGAGGACTACCGGGTGATCGTCCGCAACCTGCGGCGGGATTCCATCGAGGCCCTGAAGAAGCAGAAGAAGAACAAGGAGATCTCCGAGGACGACCTCTTCCGACTCCAGGAGGAGGCCCAGAAGATCACCGACGCCCACATCGCTGCCATCGACAGCATCTTCGCGGACAAGGAAAAGGAGGTGATGGCGGTCTAG
- a CDS encoding isoprenyl transferase codes for MPDQPRLDTPLVPAHVAIIMDGNGRWARQRGLPRLAGHSRGMAAVRTVVRAADELGVRVLTLYAFSTENWKRPALEVRGLMALLKAYLRKELAELHRNRVRLRTIGETANLPADVRAELERAMAVTAHNPGLVLNLALSYGGRNEIVRAARKLAARCLAGELTPEAIDEASLAAALDTAGLPDPDLLIRTGGEWRLSNFLLWQASYAEILVTDLAWPDFGREQLLAAVQHYAARERRFGRTSEQLLPAAGRGETAAAG; via the coding sequence ATGCCGGATCAGCCCCGGCTCGACACGCCCTTGGTCCCGGCCCATGTGGCCATCATCATGGACGGCAACGGCCGCTGGGCCCGCCAGCGCGGCCTGCCCCGCTTGGCCGGCCACAGCCGCGGCATGGCCGCGGTCCGTACCGTGGTCCGGGCCGCCGACGAGCTGGGCGTGCGCGTCCTCACCCTCTACGCCTTCTCCACCGAGAACTGGAAGCGTCCGGCCCTGGAGGTGCGGGGCCTCATGGCCCTGCTCAAGGCGTATCTGCGCAAAGAGCTGGCCGAGCTGCACCGGAACCGGGTCCGGCTGCGCACCATCGGCGAGACGGCCAACCTGCCGGCCGATGTGCGCGCCGAGCTGGAGCGGGCCATGGCCGTGACCGCGCACAACCCGGGTCTGGTTCTCAACCTGGCCTTGAGCTACGGCGGCCGCAACGAGATCGTGCGGGCGGCCCGCAAGCTGGCGGCCCGCTGTCTGGCCGGCGAGCTGACGCCGGAGGCCATCGACGAGGCGAGCCTGGCGGCCGCGCTCGACACCGCCGGCCTGCCGGACCCGGATCTTCTGATCCGTACCGGCGGCGAGTGGCGGCTGTCCAACTTTCTTCTTTGGCAGGCCTCCTATGCCGAGATCCTGGTCACCGATCTGGCGTGGCCGGACTTCGGGCGCGAGCAGCTCCTGGCCGCGGTGCAGCATTACGCGGCCCGGGAGCGGCGCTTCGGTCGCACCAGCGAGCAGCTGCTGCCGGCGGCGGGCCGCGGGGAGACGGCTGCGGCCGGCTGA